In one window of Frigoriglobus tundricola DNA:
- a CDS encoding YkgJ family cysteine cluster protein: MSDQNTTDQPWYADGLAFTCTQCGDCCTGAPGYVWLTDGELAALAAHLGRPVAEVRDLYTRSARGKRTIREKDNGDCVFYDRKKGCTVYPVRPAQCRTWPFWESNLETPADWKRTCDACPGSGTGEIIPVEEISRRLRVVKI, translated from the coding sequence TTGAGCGACCAGAACACCACAGACCAGCCCTGGTACGCCGACGGGCTGGCGTTCACCTGTACGCAGTGCGGCGACTGCTGCACCGGCGCGCCCGGCTACGTGTGGCTCACCGACGGCGAACTCGCCGCCCTCGCCGCGCACCTCGGCCGCCCGGTCGCGGAGGTCCGCGACCTGTACACCCGCTCCGCACGCGGCAAGCGCACGATCCGCGAGAAGGACAACGGCGACTGCGTCTTCTACGACCGCAAGAAGGGCTGCACCGTGTACCCCGTGCGCCCGGCCCAGTGCCGCACGTGGCCCTTCTGGGAGAGCAACCTCGAAACCCCCGCGGACTGGAAGCGCACCTGCGACGCCTGCCCCGGCTCCGGCACGGGCGAAATCATCCCGGTGGAAGAGATCTCCCGCCGGCTGAGGGTCGTGAAGATTTAG
- a CDS encoding PQQ-binding-like beta-propeller repeat protein: protein MPRFLAAVALTLALGLTLNAADWPQFLGPNRDGTTTEAVEPWKGDLKPVWAKPLGEAHSSPVVADGTVYAFYQPKGKNADALAAFDAKTGELKWEKSYDRPEFKPLFGNGPRGTPTVAGGKVYTYGGTGVLACWDAKTGEVAWKVDALKEFKASNLFFGTSASPLVTDGKVVTLVGGKGAGLVAFDAQTGKVTWQTSDDPSSYASPTVIDKQIVALTGANLRGTAPDGKPLWAVPFKDSLNESSTTPLSAGGLIFASSVTAGSIAVKVTEADGKFTAEKVWDNKALTCYFSTPVVVGDYLYMVNGAASLKNATITLRCVDVKTGKVAWEQKNVGKYHAAILRCGPAGREKLLMLDDDGFLTLFEPDPKEFKPLAKSKVCGKTWAHPALADGRLYLRDEKELLCVELKK from the coding sequence ATGCCGCGATTCCTCGCCGCCGTCGCCCTCACACTTGCGCTCGGACTCACTCTGAACGCCGCGGACTGGCCACAGTTCCTCGGCCCCAACCGCGACGGCACCACGACCGAAGCGGTCGAGCCGTGGAAGGGCGACCTCAAACCCGTGTGGGCGAAGCCGCTGGGCGAGGCGCACAGTTCGCCCGTCGTCGCCGACGGGACCGTGTACGCGTTCTACCAGCCGAAGGGGAAGAACGCCGACGCCCTGGCCGCCTTTGACGCCAAGACCGGCGAACTGAAGTGGGAGAAGAGCTACGACCGACCGGAGTTCAAGCCGCTGTTCGGGAACGGCCCGCGCGGCACCCCCACGGTCGCCGGCGGTAAGGTGTACACCTACGGCGGCACCGGCGTTCTCGCCTGTTGGGACGCCAAGACCGGCGAGGTCGCCTGGAAGGTGGATGCCCTCAAGGAGTTCAAGGCGAGCAACCTGTTCTTCGGCACCTCCGCGTCGCCGCTGGTGACCGATGGCAAAGTGGTCACCCTGGTCGGTGGGAAGGGTGCGGGGCTGGTGGCGTTCGACGCCCAAACCGGGAAGGTCACGTGGCAGACGAGCGACGACCCATCGAGTTATGCGTCGCCGACGGTCATCGACAAGCAGATCGTCGCCCTCACGGGGGCGAACCTCCGCGGCACCGCGCCGGACGGCAAACCGCTGTGGGCCGTGCCGTTCAAGGACTCGCTCAACGAATCGTCCACCACGCCGCTCTCGGCCGGCGGGCTGATCTTCGCCAGCTCCGTGACCGCCGGGAGCATCGCGGTGAAGGTGACCGAGGCCGACGGGAAATTCACGGCGGAAAAGGTCTGGGACAACAAGGCGCTGACGTGCTACTTCTCCACGCCGGTCGTCGTCGGTGACTACCTGTACATGGTCAACGGCGCCGCGTCGCTGAAGAACGCGACGATCACGCTGCGGTGCGTGGACGTGAAGACGGGCAAGGTGGCGTGGGAGCAGAAGAACGTGGGCAAGTACCACGCCGCCATCCTGCGGTGCGGGCCGGCGGGTCGGGAGAAGCTCCTGATGCTCGACGACGACGGTTTCCTGACGCTGTTCGAACCGGACCCGAAGGAATTCAAGCCGCTCGCGAAGAGTAAGGTGTGCGGGAAGACGTGGGCGCACCCGGCCCTCGCCGACGGCCGGTTGTACCTGCGCGACGAGAAAGAACTGCTGTGCGTCGAGTTGAAGAAGTGA
- a CDS encoding dihydrolipoyl dehydrogenase family protein, translated as MSNTEEYNVVVLGSGEAGKYLAWTLASEGKRVAVVERRYVGGSCPNIACLPSKNVIHSAKVASYLRRAAEFGLPAADGPVDMAAVRDRKRKMVDGLVEMHVQKYRASGAELVMGSGTFIAPRTIEVVFGGGGKRTLRGETVVVCTGSRAQIDDTPGLKEARPLTHVEALELDRVPEHLVVLGGGYIGLELAQAMRRLGSRVTVVERNGALIHREDPDVTAAVGELFRDEGIEISTGTMLTRVEGASGETVRLYGTRGGADVMIEGTHLLAAAGRTPNTDGIGLERAGIGIDHRGHVKVNERLQTTAPNVWAVGECAGSPYFTHIAYDDFRVVHDNLAGGSRVTTGRQVPFCLFTDPELARVGLSERAAKERGTAYRLAKIPMGSVLRTRTLSETRGFMKALIQADGDRILGFTAFGVEAGEVMAVVQVAMAAGLPYTALRDTVFTHPTIAEGLVVLFSALPGRT; from the coding sequence GTGTCGAATACTGAGGAGTACAACGTCGTCGTCCTCGGCAGCGGGGAAGCGGGCAAGTACCTGGCGTGGACGCTCGCGTCCGAGGGGAAGCGGGTGGCGGTGGTCGAGCGCCGGTACGTCGGCGGGTCGTGCCCGAACATCGCCTGCCTGCCGAGCAAGAACGTCATTCACTCCGCGAAGGTCGCCTCGTACCTGCGGCGGGCGGCCGAGTTCGGCCTCCCGGCGGCCGACGGCCCGGTCGACATGGCGGCCGTCCGCGACCGCAAGCGGAAGATGGTGGACGGCCTGGTCGAGATGCACGTCCAGAAGTACCGGGCGAGCGGGGCCGAACTCGTTATGGGGAGCGGCACCTTCATCGCCCCGAGGACGATCGAGGTCGTCTTCGGGGGCGGGGGGAAGCGGACCCTGCGAGGCGAGACCGTCGTCGTTTGCACCGGTTCCCGCGCGCAGATCGACGACACGCCGGGCCTGAAGGAGGCGCGCCCGCTGACCCACGTCGAAGCCCTCGAACTGGACCGCGTCCCCGAACACCTCGTCGTCCTGGGTGGGGGTTACATCGGCCTCGAACTGGCGCAGGCGATGCGCCGCCTCGGCAGCCGCGTGACGGTCGTCGAGCGCAACGGCGCGTTGATCCACCGCGAAGACCCGGACGTCACCGCGGCGGTCGGGGAACTCTTCCGGGACGAGGGGATCGAGATTTCCACCGGCACGATGCTCACTCGCGTCGAGGGCGCGTCGGGCGAGACCGTGCGACTCTACGGAACGCGCGGAGGGGCGGATGTGATGATCGAGGGGACGCACCTGCTCGCGGCCGCGGGCCGCACCCCGAATACCGACGGCATCGGGCTGGAACGGGCCGGAATCGGGATTGATCACCGGGGACACGTGAAGGTCAACGAGCGACTCCAGACGACTGCCCCGAACGTGTGGGCGGTCGGAGAGTGCGCGGGCAGCCCGTACTTCACACACATCGCCTACGACGACTTCCGGGTCGTGCACGATAACCTCGCCGGCGGGAGCCGCGTCACAACCGGGCGACAGGTGCCGTTCTGTCTCTTCACGGACCCCGAGTTGGCCCGCGTCGGGCTGAGCGAGCGGGCGGCGAAGGAGCGCGGGACCGCGTACCGTCTGGCGAAGATCCCGATGGGGAGCGTGCTGCGGACACGAACCTTGTCCGAGACGCGGGGCTTCATGAAGGCGCTGATCCAGGCGGATGGCGACCGGATACTGGGGTTCACAGCGTTCGGGGTGGAAGCCGGGGAGGTGATGGCCGTTGTGCAGGTGGCGATGGCGGCGGGGCTGCCCTACACCGCCCTCCGTGACACGGTCTTTACGCACCCGACCATCGCCGAAGGGCTGGTCGTACTCTTCTCGGCCCTCCCTGGTCGGACGTGA
- a CDS encoding SDR family oxidoreductase translates to MAPKLAGKIALVTGGTSGLGRAAAKRFVAEGAKVVVTGRRAAELDAAVAELGGSAIGVRGDVSVLSDLDRLYETIRVTHGRLDVLFANAGGGAFVPLGEITAEHFDRSFGTNVRGTLFTVQKALPLMAAGGSIVLNGSMVSVKGVPGFTVYAATKAALRSFARTWAADLRGRNIRVNVVSPGTVVTPGYKTELGMTDEQITEFEARAAAATPLGRAGTPDEIATAVVFLASDDSSYVTGTELFVDGGAAQV, encoded by the coding sequence GTGGCTCCGAAACTGGCAGGGAAAATCGCCCTCGTCACCGGCGGCACCAGCGGGCTCGGCCGCGCGGCGGCGAAGCGGTTCGTTGCCGAAGGGGCGAAGGTGGTCGTCACCGGCCGCCGCGCGGCCGAACTCGACGCGGCCGTCGCGGAACTCGGCGGGAGTGCGATCGGCGTTCGCGGCGACGTGTCGGTGCTTTCGGACCTCGACCGTCTTTACGAGACGATCCGCGTGACACACGGCCGGCTCGACGTCCTCTTCGCCAACGCCGGCGGCGGGGCGTTCGTGCCGCTCGGCGAGATCACCGCCGAACACTTCGACAGGTCCTTCGGCACCAACGTGAGGGGCACCCTGTTCACCGTGCAGAAGGCGCTGCCGCTCATGGCCGCGGGCGGCTCGATCGTCCTGAACGGCTCGATGGTCTCGGTCAAGGGCGTGCCGGGCTTCACCGTGTACGCGGCGACCAAGGCGGCGCTACGGTCGTTCGCCCGGACGTGGGCGGCGGACCTCCGGGGAAGGAACATCCGTGTGAACGTGGTCAGTCCCGGCACGGTTGTCACGCCGGGGTATAAAACCGAACTCGGAATGACCGACGAGCAGATCACGGAATTCGAGGCGCGGGCGGCCGCGGCGACCCCACTCGGGCGCGCCGGGACGCCCGACGAGATCGCGACGGCCGTGGTGTTCCTCGCGTCCGACGACAGCAGTTACGTGACCGGGACCGAACTGTTCGTGGACGGCGGAGCCGCCCAGGTGTAG
- a CDS encoding cysteine hydrolase: MRFDRSDTALVVIDPQNDVLSETGVSWGMVGASVRENSTVENLGRLFAAAKDRDYGVFISPHYLYPHDRAWRFGGVVEKMMLDDKEFYRPDPLGRDGFVGSGADWLDRYKPFIGDGKTVVVSPHKVWGPQTNDLVLQLRKRGVGKVILSGMLANLCVESHLRELVEQGFEVAVVKDATAGPRHPEIGDGYKAAVVNFGFIANSVLTTADAVDAMR, translated from the coding sequence ATGCGATTCGACCGAAGCGATACGGCCCTCGTCGTCATCGACCCGCAGAACGACGTCCTGAGCGAGACGGGCGTCTCCTGGGGGATGGTGGGCGCGAGTGTCCGGGAGAACAGTACCGTCGAGAACCTCGGCCGCCTGTTCGCCGCCGCGAAGGATCGGGACTACGGCGTCTTCATCTCGCCGCACTACCTGTACCCGCACGACCGGGCGTGGCGGTTCGGCGGGGTCGTCGAAAAGATGATGCTGGACGACAAGGAGTTCTACCGCCCCGACCCGCTCGGTCGCGACGGGTTCGTCGGCTCCGGGGCCGACTGGCTCGACCGCTACAAGCCGTTCATCGGGGACGGCAAGACGGTCGTGGTGAGCCCGCACAAGGTGTGGGGGCCGCAGACCAACGACCTCGTCCTGCAACTCCGCAAGCGCGGGGTCGGCAAGGTGATTCTGTCGGGGATGCTGGCCAACCTGTGCGTCGAGAGCCACCTGCGGGAGCTGGTCGAGCAGGGCTTTGAAGTGGCCGTGGTGAAAGACGCGACGGCCGGACCCCGCCACCCCGAGATCGGCGACGGCTACAAGGCGGCGGTCGTCAACTTCGGCTTCATTGCGAATTCCGTCCTGACGACGGCGGATGCGGTGGACGCCATGCGATAG
- a CDS encoding pyridoxamine 5'-phosphate oxidase family protein, whose product MFPSDVAFTRAVKAIQEQKGSRKGYARMERDGGWETSVTQELAEFLADLDMFYLATATADGQPYVQYRGGPPGFLKVLDERTLGFADFGGNRQYLTLGNLSENPKAFLFLMDYANQRRVKVWGTARVVEGEAELLEKLRDPAYPGRAERAILFTVRAWDVNCQQHIHERYSRRQIASAVEGLHKRIAELEAEVERLRTNSSPDRGH is encoded by the coding sequence ATGTTCCCGAGCGATGTCGCCTTCACCCGGGCGGTCAAGGCGATCCAGGAGCAAAAGGGCTCGCGGAAGGGGTACGCCCGGATGGAGCGGGACGGCGGCTGGGAGACCTCCGTCACGCAGGAACTGGCGGAATTCCTGGCCGACCTGGACATGTTCTACCTGGCCACCGCGACCGCCGACGGCCAGCCCTACGTCCAGTACCGCGGCGGCCCGCCCGGGTTCCTCAAGGTCCTCGACGAGCGCACGCTCGGGTTCGCCGACTTCGGCGGCAACCGCCAGTACCTCACGCTGGGCAACCTGTCCGAAAACCCGAAGGCGTTCCTGTTCCTAATGGACTACGCGAACCAGCGGCGGGTGAAAGTGTGGGGCACGGCGCGGGTGGTCGAGGGTGAGGCGGAGCTGCTGGAGAAGTTGCGCGACCCGGCGTACCCCGGTCGGGCGGAACGCGCCATTCTGTTCACGGTCCGGGCCTGGGACGTGAACTGCCAGCAGCACATTCACGAGCGGTACTCACGGCGGCAGATCGCCTCGGCCGTCGAAGGCCTCCACAAGCGGATCGCCGAACTGGAGGCGGAAGTCGAACGCCTGCGAACGAATTCATCCCCCGACCGGGGGCACTAA
- a CDS encoding alpha/beta fold hydrolase produces the protein MTPSTKVPPVLLLLAAAVPAGGASPRGIAQPAPAVAPDVPKVCHKTAKVGDLNIFYREAGPKDAPAVLLLHGFPTSSQMYRNLIPALADKYRVVAPDYPGYGHSSMPARDKFTYTFDNLAKVIDEFTEKVGLTKYALYVQDYGAPVGYRLAAAHPDRITAIVVQNGNAYDEGLDNDFWKPIKAYWTQPTSKEKRDAIRNLVTYEATKWQYTHGVKNPELVSPDGAAHDQFLLDRKGNDEIQLDLFLSYGSNPPLYPKWQEYFRSHQPPVLIAWGKNDKIFPAAGAEPYKRDLKTLEFHLLDAGHFALETHGDEIAKLMRDFLGKHLAKK, from the coding sequence ATGACACCCTCGACGAAGGTTCCGCCGGTCCTCTTGTTGCTCGCGGCCGCCGTGCCGGCGGGCGGCGCGTCCCCCCGCGGCATCGCCCAGCCGGCCCCGGCCGTGGCGCCAGACGTTCCGAAGGTGTGCCACAAGACCGCCAAGGTCGGCGACCTCAACATTTTCTACCGCGAGGCCGGCCCGAAGGACGCGCCGGCGGTACTCCTGCTCCACGGTTTCCCGACCAGCTCGCAGATGTACCGCAACCTGATCCCGGCGCTCGCGGACAAGTACCGCGTCGTCGCACCGGACTACCCCGGCTACGGGCACAGTTCGATGCCCGCTCGGGACAAGTTCACCTACACGTTCGACAACCTGGCGAAGGTGATCGACGAATTCACCGAGAAGGTGGGACTGACGAAATACGCGCTGTACGTGCAGGACTACGGTGCCCCGGTGGGTTACCGCCTGGCGGCCGCGCATCCGGACCGGATCACGGCCATCGTGGTTCAGAACGGGAACGCCTACGACGAGGGGCTCGACAACGACTTCTGGAAGCCGATCAAGGCCTACTGGACGCAGCCGACGAGCAAGGAGAAGCGCGACGCCATCCGCAACCTGGTCACCTACGAGGCGACGAAATGGCAATACACTCACGGGGTGAAGAACCCGGAACTGGTCAGCCCGGACGGGGCCGCCCACGATCAGTTCCTCCTCGACCGCAAGGGGAACGACGAGATCCAACTCGACCTGTTCCTCAGCTACGGGTCGAACCCGCCGCTCTACCCGAAATGGCAGGAATACTTCCGCTCGCACCAGCCGCCGGTGCTGATCGCCTGGGGCAAGAACGACAAGATCTTCCCGGCCGCGGGTGCCGAGCCGTACAAGCGGGACCTGAAGACGCTGGAGTTCCATCTCCTGGATGCCGGCCACTTCGCCCTGGAGACCCACGGCGACGAGATCGCCAAACTGATGCGCGACTTCCTCGGTAAGCACCTGGCCAAGAAGTGA
- a CDS encoding sigma-70 family RNA polymerase sigma factor → MTEDRTSFAVQRYLDELAGGAPAEPVVRAMLDRAARRLHRLCASVLHRGYPRLTRPPLNVQSEEMLGAVVERLLKALRGARPTSVRQFFSLAAQHTRWELNDLARRLDGQPRAGDVADDLIPAPAGSDSGLSPDCRRMIGAIELLPPDEREAFDLVRVQGLTQVEAAEVLGVAVKTVKRRLDRGLRLLTERLGDLRPGAALFNPS, encoded by the coding sequence ATGACCGAGGACCGCACCAGCTTTGCGGTTCAGCGGTATCTGGACGAACTGGCCGGCGGCGCCCCGGCCGAGCCGGTCGTCCGCGCCATGCTCGACCGGGCCGCCCGGCGGCTCCATCGCCTGTGCGCGTCGGTCCTCCACCGCGGGTACCCGCGGCTCACCCGCCCGCCGCTCAACGTCCAGTCCGAGGAGATGCTCGGGGCGGTCGTCGAGCGGCTGCTCAAGGCCCTGCGGGGAGCCCGGCCGACCTCGGTCCGGCAGTTCTTCAGCCTCGCCGCCCAGCACACCCGGTGGGAACTGAATGACCTGGCCCGACGCTTGGATGGGCAGCCCCGCGCCGGGGATGTGGCCGACGACTTGATCCCGGCACCGGCCGGCAGCGACTCCGGCCTGTCTCCGGACTGCCGGCGGATGATCGGAGCCATCGAGTTGCTCCCGCCCGACGAGCGGGAAGCGTTCGACCTGGTCCGGGTCCAGGGGCTCACGCAGGTCGAGGCCGCGGAGGTGCTCGGCGTCGCGGTCAAGACGGTGAAGCGGCGGCTGGACCGGGGGCTGCGGCTCTTGACCGAGCGGCTCGGCGATCTCCGCCCGGGCGCGGCCTTATTCAACCCGTCCTGA
- a CDS encoding tetratricopeptide repeat protein produces the protein MTTTAEVAEAGLRAGRCDPLLIGLGRDVAFNFKDPIPFLTRVQQAHPGDLFANLELAEQLVRRDRPAEAVRYYQAALAVRPDAPAVCAKLGLVLGQLGRNGEAVEYLWRAVRLAPAAADFRRNLVLGLLSLRRTDEALEQARLAFREVPETGRSRAAVWAAALEVPAKARLHATLGDALAAVGREPEAADEYQRALALEPALREALTPLRQILVRLGRFEDLRVVWRAALDCHTTGHNAYYGYAELCLYLGREDDYKSARRELLGAFANYGDPVVAERTGRACLLRPAEGDELLKAAALADRAAAFDRSKAQWNYPSFQFAGGLADYRRGRFDRVLTTMRGDAAGVLGPAPRLVLAMALHRSDRAAEARKSLAEAILSHDWCANQVKDQDGWICHSLRREAEGLILPNLLAFLEGKYRPRDNDERIALLGVCQFTDRTRAVADLYADAFAASPALAEDYRSGHCSSAASYAALVGCGRGTDAAELGEAERARWRDRARAWLRADLTAWGRALGADPVATRDPLKRRLTGWRTAPELAGLRDPAELNRLPVAEQKDCVALWVEVDGMLKRAAGAR, from the coding sequence GTGACGACGACCGCCGAGGTGGCCGAGGCCGGGCTGCGGGCCGGGCGGTGCGACCCGCTCCTGATCGGGCTCGGCAGGGACGTCGCCTTCAACTTCAAGGATCCGATCCCGTTCCTCACGAGGGTCCAGCAGGCGCACCCCGGCGACCTGTTCGCCAACCTCGAACTGGCCGAGCAACTCGTCCGGCGGGACCGCCCGGCGGAGGCGGTCCGGTACTACCAGGCGGCCCTCGCCGTTCGGCCGGACGCCCCGGCGGTCTGCGCCAAGCTCGGCCTGGTGCTGGGCCAGCTCGGGCGGAACGGGGAGGCGGTCGAGTACCTGTGGCGGGCGGTGCGGCTCGCCCCGGCGGCGGCCGATTTCCGCCGCAACCTCGTCCTCGGCCTTCTGTCCCTTCGCCGGACGGACGAGGCTCTGGAGCAGGCCCGACTGGCATTCCGCGAGGTTCCGGAGACGGGACGGTCTCGTGCAGCGGTGTGGGCCGCGGCCCTGGAGGTTCCTGCAAAGGCCCGACTCCACGCGACCCTCGGGGACGCGCTGGCGGCCGTGGGTCGGGAGCCAGAGGCCGCCGACGAGTACCAGCGGGCCCTCGCCCTGGAGCCGGCGCTGCGAGAGGCGCTGACCCCGCTGCGCCAGATCCTGGTCCGGCTGGGACGATTCGAGGACCTACGGGTCGTGTGGCGGGCCGCTCTCGATTGCCACACGACCGGGCATAACGCTTACTACGGGTACGCCGAGTTGTGCCTGTACCTCGGCCGCGAGGACGACTACAAGAGCGCACGCCGGGAGCTCCTCGGGGCCTTCGCCAACTACGGCGATCCGGTGGTCGCCGAGCGGACCGGGCGCGCGTGCCTGCTCCGGCCGGCCGAGGGGGACGAGCTGCTCAAGGCGGCCGCCCTCGCCGACCGTGCCGCCGCCTTCGACCGGTCGAAGGCGCAGTGGAATTACCCCTCCTTCCAGTTCGCCGGGGGACTAGCCGACTACCGAAGGGGACGGTTCGACCGGGTGCTCACCACGATGCGGGGGGACGCGGCGGGCGTACTCGGCCCGGCACCGCGCTTGGTGTTGGCGATGGCCCTGCACCGGAGCGACCGGGCAGCCGAGGCCCGGAAGTCGCTCGCCGAGGCCATCCTGAGCCACGACTGGTGTGCGAATCAGGTGAAGGACCAGGACGGCTGGATCTGCCACTCCCTCAGGCGTGAGGCCGAGGGCCTGATCTTGCCGAACCTGTTGGCGTTTCTGGAGGGGAAGTATCGGCCTCGGGATAACGACGAGCGGATCGCGTTGCTCGGAGTGTGCCAGTTCACCGACCGTACCCGTGCGGTGGCCGACCTCTACGCCGACGCCTTCGCGGCGTCCCCGGCCCTCGCAGAGGACTATCGATCCGGCCACTGCTCCTCCGCCGCCAGCTACGCCGCCTTGGTGGGCTGCGGCCGGGGCACGGATGCCGCGGAGCTGGGCGAGGCAGAGCGGGCACGCTGGCGGGACCGGGCGCGGGCGTGGCTGCGGGCGGACCTGACCGCGTGGGGACGGGCGCTGGGTGCCGACCCCGTGGCGACGCGCGACCCGTTAAAGCGGAGGTTGACGGGGTGGCGGACCGCCCCCGAACTCGCGGGGCTGCGTGACCCGGCCGAACTGAACAGGCTGCCCGTCGCCGAGCAGAAGGACTGTGTCGCGCTGTGGGTGGAGGTCGATGGCATGCTCAAGCGGGCCGCAGGGGCCAGGTGA
- a CDS encoding PadR family transcriptional regulator: MEPISGDALRGHLETMALASLEQGEAHGFEILRRLTEAGCGALRLKEGSLYPALYRLEKAGLLASDWEPESAPRRGPRKRIYRLTEAGTRRLAAGRAEWQQFVQVVGTILGAPA, translated from the coding sequence ATGGAACCCATCAGTGGCGATGCTCTCCGGGGGCACCTGGAGACGATGGCGCTCGCGTCGCTCGAACAGGGCGAGGCGCATGGCTTCGAGATCCTGCGCCGGCTGACCGAAGCCGGGTGCGGGGCACTGCGGCTCAAGGAAGGGTCGCTGTACCCCGCCCTCTACCGACTGGAGAAGGCGGGGCTGCTCGCCAGCGACTGGGAGCCCGAGTCGGCCCCGCGGCGCGGCCCCCGGAAGCGCATCTACCGGCTCACGGAGGCGGGCACGCGGCGGCTGGCGGCGGGGCGGGCGGAGTGGCAGCAGTTCGTGCAAGTCGTCGGAACCATTCTGGGAGCGCCGGCATGA
- a CDS encoding permease prefix domain 1-containing protein — MNDFMVLVERAVRPVPAGPKRKLRMREELLAHLASIYEEELARRCDAPAARTEAVRRFGDPAVLTDDLRASVTLRDRVDAAFDRTFGWRPGVSAVWHSARLAGLLALVLVGVSLLTVCIDLAAHPTPDGVSTSSVGLQLRFWLFFLAQGSGMVFLMSLFGIRIRDAFHGAFGSPRSRRRVLGYATTLLLVLTTTAVVLWLLIVPDLGEAAGQRITTRTIMISAVGYLFVPLIVVAYARTTGPGQIRHAEWVSLDIGQ, encoded by the coding sequence ATGAACGACTTCATGGTGCTGGTCGAGCGGGCGGTGCGGCCGGTGCCGGCCGGGCCGAAGCGAAAGTTGCGGATGCGCGAGGAACTGCTCGCTCACCTGGCGAGCATCTACGAGGAGGAACTCGCTCGCCGTTGCGACGCCCCCGCGGCGCGGACCGAGGCCGTCCGTCGGTTCGGCGACCCGGCGGTCCTGACGGACGACCTGCGGGCGTCGGTCACGCTCCGCGACCGGGTCGACGCCGCCTTCGACCGGACGTTCGGGTGGCGCCCGGGCGTGTCGGCGGTGTGGCATTCCGCGCGACTGGCGGGCCTCCTGGCGCTGGTGCTGGTCGGGGTGTCGCTCCTGACGGTGTGCATCGACCTCGCGGCGCACCCGACGCCCGACGGTGTATCGACCTCGTCGGTCGGGTTGCAGTTGCGCTTCTGGTTGTTCTTCCTGGCGCAGGGGTCGGGGATGGTGTTCCTGATGAGCCTTTTTGGCATCCGTATCCGCGACGCGTTCCACGGGGCATTCGGCTCGCCTCGGTCGCGGCGCCGGGTGCTGGGGTACGCGACGACGTTGCTCCTTGTGCTGACGACGACCGCGGTGGTGCTCTGGTTGCTGATCGTGCCCGATCTGGGCGAGGCGGCGGGGCAACGGATCACTACGCGGACGATCATGATCTCGGCGGTGGGGTATCTGTTCGTGCCGCTGATCGTCGTGGCCTACGCGCGAACGACCGGCCCCGGTCAAATCCGCCACGCCGAGTGGGTCTCGCTCGACATCGGGCAGTAA
- a CDS encoding IS66 family transposase, giving the protein MHNWCRRWRVRSGTAAVGRPGGTGATPATRGAATHAATTRRRTGLGRPGDAAGRAEAGSATQVAAGGRDRICREQDALKRYLEQGFLALDNNLSERTLRAIALGRNNWGVIGSEMGGRTAAVLFSVVGTCKGSTRSRTCGPPPPECSRWVRSRRPNNYSTGSRIAGC; this is encoded by the coding sequence GTGCATAACTGGTGTCGAAGGTGGCGGGTGAGATCGGGTACTGCCGCCGTCGGACGACCCGGCGGCACGGGAGCAACGCCGGCAACGCGAGGAGCAGCGACGCACGCTGCGACGACGCGACGCCGAACCGGCTTGGGACGACCTGGAGACGCGGCTGGCCGAGCAGAAGCCGGGAGCGCTACCCAAGTCGCCGCTGGAGGCCGCGATCGGATATGCCGCGAGCAAGATGCACTGAAGCGATACCTCGAACAAGGTTTCCTGGCGCTGGACAACAACCTCAGCGAGAGAACGCTCCGAGCAATCGCACTCGGACGGAACAATTGGGGCGTGATCGGAAGTGAAATGGGCGGTAGAACGGCGGCGGTGCTGTTCTCCGTCGTCGGCACCTGCAAGGGATCGACCCGTTCGCGTACTTGCGGGCCGCCCCCCCCGGAGTGTTCACGTTGGGTGAGAAGCCGACGACCGAACAATTACTCGACTGGCTCCCGGATCGCTGGCTGTTGA